In the Colletotrichum lupini chromosome 1, complete sequence genome, one interval contains:
- a CDS encoding calcium/proton exchanger — translation MSDDSANQHFRGQVRSWGTANKPNGREGDVNENSPLLSNGNHSGTHDSHIVNGDGGNKTLKFLFNATQTPGTDSPNAAVRYSSHAWHVTKVSLLSNYVNFLLVMVPIGIVAGKLHWSPVAVFTINFFAIIPLAAVLSFATEQISMKLGEALGGLLNATFGNAVELIVSIVALKEGQIEVVQSSMLGSILSNLLLVMGMCFFFGGIVNMRDRVTGQGMEQSFASATAQTTCSLMTLSSASLVIPATLYSVLDKAESAEKEHSILVLSRGTAIILLLLYVLYLWFQLRTHPNLFDAETQHHHEEEVEEPIMGPIAAAVVLVVTTVLVAICADYLVESIDPIVETAHISKNFIGLILIPIVGNAAEHVTAVVVAIRNKMDLAMGVAIGSSIQIALLVTPFLVILGWAVLDKPMTLHFETFETVAFAFSVLVVTYTVQDGKSNYLEGAMLLGLYIIIALAFYVSPSDAIDRVLSVVQG, via the exons ATGTCCGACGATTCAGCCAACCAACATTTCCGCGGACAGGTCCGCTCCTGGGGCACAGCCAACAAGCCCAATGGCCGCGAAGGCGACGTGAACGAGAACTCGCCTCTTCTTTCAAATGGCAACCACTCGGGAACCCACGATAGCCACATTGTCAACGGCGACGGCGGCAACAAGACCCTGAAGTTCCTCTTCAACGCGACACAGACACCCGGCACCGACAGCCCCAATGCCGCCGTAAGATATTCATCGCACGCCTGGCATGTCACCAAGGTGTCGCTCCTCAGCA ACTATGTCAACTTCCTGCTTGTCATGGTGCCTATTGGCATTGTGGCCGGAAAGTTGCACTGGAGCCCAGTCGCCGTCTTCACCATTAATTTCTTCGCTATTATCCCCCTCGCTGCTGTTCTGTCCTTTGCCACTGAGCAAATTTCGATGAAGCTGGGCGAGGCCCTCGGAGGCCTGCTCAATGCTACCTTTGGAAACGCCGTCGAGCTGATTGTCAGCATTGTCGCCTTGAAGGAGGGTCAAATCGAGGTTGTCCAGTCGTCTATGCTGGGCTCCATTCTCTCTAACCTGCTGCTTGTCATGGGCATGTGCTTCTTCTTTGGTGGAATCGTCAACATGCGCGACAGAGTTACTGGCCAGGGCATGGAACAGAGCTTCGCCTCTGCTACGGCGCAGACCACTTGCTCGCTGATGACGCTGTCATCAGCATCGCTGGTCATCCCCGCCACG CTCTACTCGGTCCTCGACAAGGCCGAAAGCGCCGAGAAGGAGCACAGCATCTTGGTACTCTCCCGCGGCACAGCCATCATCCTGCTGTTGCTTTATGTCTTGTACCTCTGGTTCCAGCTGCGCACTCACCCCAACCTCTTCGATGCCGAGACCCAGCACCACCACGAGGAGGAGGTTGAGGAGCCGATCATGGGCCCTATTGCGGCGGCCGTCGTTCTCGTCGTTACCACTGTCCTCGTCGCCATCTGCGCCGATTACCTCGTCGAAAGCATCGATCCCATTGTCGAAACCGCCCACATCAGCAAGAATTTCATTGGTCTCATTCTTATCCCCATCGTCGGTAACGCGGCAGAGCACGTCACAGCCGTCGTTGTTGCTATCCGCAACAAGATGGACCTTGCTATGGGTGTTGCCATTGGCTCTAGCATCCAGATCGCCCTTCTCGTTACCCCGTTCTTGGTCATCCTCGGATGGGCTGTTCTCGACAAGCCCATGACTCTCCACTTTGAGACTTTCGAGACTGTCGCCTTCGCATTCTCCGTGCTGGTCGTTACGTACACTGTCCAGGACGGCAAGTCCAACTACTTGGAGGGCGCCATGTTGCTTGGCCTGTACATCATTATCGCCTTGGCCTTCTATGTCAGCCCTAGCGACGCTATCGATCGGGTGCTGTCCGTTGTTCAGGGTTGA
- a CDS encoding cytochrome oxidase assembly protein: MASFAPGLRRLAVRASPSLFVCRQCQRPQPQWRSSPSRVLDTIVRSQQQTRSFTQTKAPLNFSSNAVIADKPSASIAAQAVAKAKKATKKRAWPETNSKSVGYWLVGSAVSVFGIVVWGGLTRLTESGLSITEWRPVTGSMPPMNQEDWESEFEKYRASPEFKLLNPHMDLAEFKKIYFMEWSHRLWGRFIGMSFVLPTLYFIARRRVTPKMAVNLCGISCLIAFQGFIGWWMVKSGLKDDLFAPGSHPRVSQYRLTAHLATAFVCYSWMLLSALTVFRTRRLLADPAAANKALAALRNPAIKTFRRLSFALVALVFTTAMSGALVAGLDAGLIYNEFPYMGLGLTPPSGELWDKFYSRKEDGSDLWWRNMLENPSTVQLDHRILAMTTLCSILSLFAYSRTRRVAAALPANVKKGVLGTVHLVLMQAALGISTLIYIVPVPLAAAHQAGALALLSGALVLGHRLRVPKSTLAMIQKRMKAKAKAIKYSRRS; this comes from the exons ATGGCGTCGTTCGCACCAGGCCTGCGGAGGCTCGCCGTGAGGGCATCACCCTCGCTCTTCGTGTGCCGCCAATGCCAGCGCCCACAGCCGCAATGGCGCTCGTCCCCGTCCCGCGTCCTCGACACCATCGTACGATCCCAGCAGCAGACCCGGAGCTTCACCCAGACCAAGGCGCCGCTCAACTTCAGCAGCAACGCCGTCATCGCAGACAAGCCGTCCGCCTCGATCGCAGCGCAGGCTGTGGCCAAGGCCAAGAAGGCCACCAAGAAAAGGGCGTGGCCTGAGACGAACTCCAAGTCTGTGGGATACTGGCTCGTCGGCAGCGCCGTCAGCGTCTTTGGCATCGTCGTCTGGGGTGGCCTCACACGACTGACTGAATCTGG CTTGAGCATCACCGAATGGCGTCCCGTAACCGGCTCCATGCCCCCGATGAACCAGGAAGACTGGGAATCCGAGTTCGAAAAGTACCGCGCCTCCCCCGAATTCAAGCTCCTCAACCCGCACATGGACCTGGCCGAGTTCAAAAAGATTTACTTCATGGAGTGGTCCCACCGCCTCTGGGGCCGCTTCATCGGAATGTCCTTTGTCCTGCCCACCCTCTACTTCATCGCCCGCCGCCGCGTCACCCCCAAGATGGCCGTCAACCTCTGCGGCATCTCCTGCCTCATCGCCTTCCAGGGCTTCATCGGCTGGTGGATGGTGAAATCCGGCCTCAAGGACGACCTCTTCGCCCCCGGCTCCCACCCGCGCGTCTCCCAGTACCGCCTGACCGCCCACCTCGCCACGGCCTTCGTCTGCTACTCCTGGATGCTCCTCTCCGCCCTCACCGTCTTCCGCACCCGCCGCCTGCTCGCCgaccccgccgccgccaacaaGGCCCTCGCCGCCCTCCGCAACCCGGCCATCAAGACCTTCCGCCGCCTCTCCTTCGCCCTCGTCGCCCTCGTCTTCACCACCGCCATGTCCGGCGCCCTCGTCGCCGGCCTCGACGCAGGCCTCATCTACAACGAGTTCCCCTACATGGGCCTGGGCCTGACCCCGCCCTCGGGCGAGCTCTGGGACAAGTTCTACTCTCGCAAGGAGGACGGCTCCGACCTCTGGTGGCGCAACATGCTCGAGAACCCTAGCACCGTCCAGCTCGACCACCGCATCCTCGCCATGACCACCCTCTGCTCCATCCTCTCCCTCTTCGCCTACTCCCGCACCCGCCgcgtcgccgccgccctccCCGCCAACGTCAAGAAGGGCGTCCTCGGCACCGTCCACCTCGTCCTCATGCAGGCCGCCCTCGGCATCAGCACCCTCATCTACATCGTCCCCGTGCCCTTGGCCGCGGCGCACCAGGCCGGCGCCTTGGCGCTGCTCTCTGGTGCCTTGGTTCTCGGACACCGCCTGCGCGTGCCAAAGTCCACCCTGGCTATGATCCAGAAGCGGATGAAGGCCAAGGCGAAGGCTATCAAGTACAGCAGGCGTTCCTAG
- a CDS encoding lysyl-tRNA synthetase — protein sequence MADSSAPEPPTEQVKDLKVEETAKLLKDEVTGEMVSKTELKKRQKAREREAAKAAKAAAAPPKPAAAKKGNAEADEKNLDPSQYFENRSRAINKLRETKSPNPYPHKFHTDYDLRNFVKDFGHLKSGEHDKEKVVRVGARIYNKRASGNKLFFYDIRDIVGIIGYPGRTAPKSKIEKGEEGELSIFATEFILLTPCLHTLPDEYYGFKDHEERHRKRYLDLIMNDKSRQILIARSKMVTYIRRFFDDRDFIEVETPMMGPIAGGATAAPFKTHHNDLDMQMFMRIAPELYLKELVVGGLHRVYELGRQFRNEGIDLTHNPEFTTCEFYQAFADVYDIMDLTEELVSGLVKHVTGGYKTKFHTQHGEVYEVNWEKPWKRFEMIPELEKATGEKFPPADQLHTAETNEFLQKVLKKMNLECSPPLTNARMIDKLVGEYIEEQCVNPSFIFGHPQVMSPLAKYHRDIPGLCERFEAFVCKKEIVNAYTELNDPFDQRLRFEEQARQKDQGDDEAQLIDENFCMSLEYGLPPTGGWGMGIDRMVMFLTDNYSIREVLAFPFMKEEKQGEKKASAAEVVGVKPVPEEGIAHK from the exons ATGGCCGACTCAAGTGCTCCCGAACCCCCCACCGAGCAGGTCAAGGACCTCAAGGTCGAGGAGACCGCCAAGCTTCTCAAGGATGAGGTCACCGGCGAGATGGTCTCCAAGACGGAGCTGAAGAAGCGCCAGAAGGCCCGCGAAAGAGAGGCTGCTAAGGCTGCGAAGGCCGCCGCTGCCCCTCCCAAGCCTGCTGCTGCCAAGAAGGGCAACGCCGAGGCCGACGAGAAGAACCTGGACCCCAGCCAGTACTTCGAGAACCGATCCCGCGCCATCAACAA GCTGCGCGAGACCAAGTCTCCCAACCCTTACCCCCACAAGTTCCACA CCGACTACGACTTGCGCAACTTTGTCAAGGACTTTGGTCACCTCAAGTCCGGCGAGCATGACAAGGAGAAGGTCGTTCGCGTGGGCGCTCGTATCTACAACAAGCGTGCCTCCGGCAACAAGCTCTTCTTCTACGATATCC GTGACATTGTTGGTATCATTGGATACCCCGGCCGTACCGCACCCAAGTCCAAGATCGAGAAGGGCGAGGAGGGCGAGCTCTCCATCTTCGCGACCGAGTTCATTCTCCTTACCCCCTGCCTGCACACCCTTCCCGACGAGTACTACGGCTTCAAGGACCACGAGGAGCGCCACCGCAAGCGTTACCTTGATCTCATCATGAACGACAAGAGCCGCCAGATCCTTATCGCAAGATCCAAGATGGTCACCTACATCAGACGTTTCTTCGACGACAGGGACTTTATCGAGGTTGAGACACCCATGATGGGTCCCATCGCTGGAGGTGCCACCGCTGCCCCCTTCAAGACCCACCACAACGACCTTGACATGCAAATGTTCATGAGAATCGCTCCTGAGCTCTACCTCAAGGAGCTCGTCGTCGGTGGCCTCCACCGCGTCTACGAGCTTGGCCGTCAATTCAGAAACGAGGGCATCGACTTGACGCACAACCCCGAGTTCACCACCTGCGAGTTCTACCAAGCCTTTGCCGACGTCTATGACATCATGGACCTGACCGAAGAGCTCGTGAGCGGCCTTGTCAAGCATGTCACTGGCGGCTACAAGACCAAGTTCCACACCCAGCACGGTGAGGTCTACGAGGTCAACTGGGAGAAGCCCTGGAAGCGCTTCGAGATGATTCCCGAGCTCGAGAAGGCCACGGGCGAGAAGTTCCCTCCCGCCGACCAGCTCCACACTGCCGAGACCAACGAGTTCCTCCAGAAGGTTCTCAAGAAGATGAACCTCGAGTGCTCACCGCCCCTGACCAACGCCCGCATGATCGACAAGCTTGTTGGCGAGTACATTGAGGAGCAGTGCGTCAACCCCTCCTTCATCTTCGGCCACCCGCAAGTCATGAGCCCTCTCGCCAAGTACCACCGCGACATTCCCGGTCTGTGCGAGCGCTTCGAGGCCTTTGTGTGCAAGAAGGAGATTGTCAACGCCTACACCGAGTTGAACGATCCCTTTGACCAGAGACTGCGCTTCGAGGAGCAGGCCCGCCAGAAGGACCAGGGTGACGACGAGGCCCAGCTCATTGACGAGAACTTCTGCATGTCTCTTGAGTACGGTCTGCCGCCTACCGGTGGCTGGGGTATGGGTATCGACAGAATGGTCATGTTCTTGACCGACAACTACAGCATCCGTGAGGTGCTTGCCTTCCCCTTCATGAAGGAGGAGAAGCAGGGTGAGAAGAAGGCCTCCGCGGCTGAGGTTGTCGGCGTCAAGCCTGTCCCCGAGGAGGGAATTG CCCACAAATAG